In Aliivibrio fischeri, the sequence CACCATCAATTTTTACATTTAAAGAACCTGTATTATCTTTAAATACATACACTTCCTTTCCTAGAGGCTCAATTAAATACCCTGTTAATAGGATAGGTGTGTCATCAATAACGGCGCTGGCATTTAATACCGATTCTACGCTATTTATTCCATCAACAGGTTTAGAGAATTCATCCTGATAATTAGCAGCTTGATCATTAGCAGCTTGATCATTAGCAGCTTGATCATTAGCCAATGCAAGTGTTGATGAACAAGCTAATATTAGTGTAAATAACAAATGTCTTTTTTTCATAAATAAAACCTTACCTATTATTATATGAATAACTACATTAACATTTGTAACTCAATTTAATTATGATCAAAATAAGTTATAAATATATAGTAGTTTTAATCAATTTCATTTAGAGATTACGCCTAGTTTTTAATTATATCAAGACTTATATTTATTTTTATATTTCGATTAAAAACATTATTAT encodes:
- a CDS encoding NirD/YgiW/YdeI family stress tolerance protein, with amino-acid sequence MKKRHLLFTLILACSSTLALANDQAANDQAANDQAANYQDEFSKPVDGINSVESVLNASAVIDDTPILLTGYLIEPLGKEVYVFKDNTGSLNVKIDGDKMSGLQVKPNDKVTIKGEVNKEDNYIIYVDSVTID